In the Brettanomyces nanus chromosome 1, complete sequence genome, CATTTGGTACAGGCCAAATCGGAAGATGCCGTGTGGTATTCACGGGTGAATTCCGTATTTCCACAGACCTTGCACCGGAGTTTGGGGGGAACAACTGTGGTCATCTATGTAAGTTAAGTTTATAGGGGGGGAGAGTTGAATAGTACTTCAAATGAAAACAAGATGAACCATGGAATCAAATCTCCTCTTAAAGCCACCACAAACACTTTTTGTTacaaagaaacaaggagGGCAGTAGTACCAAAACACGCTTCTAAAGGCTTCAGCTTAAAAGAATAAACTCAGGAAAAAATTATGCGAGCTAACATAAAAACAATGCCTACTGCCAGAATTGAACTAGCGACCTTTGCATTACAAGTGCAACGCTCTACCACTAAGCTAAGAAGGCACAAACTATTCGGAAGAATGCCTActttatcttcaagattAGTATATAAATCGTTCTTGATGCATAGATCTTCAGTGAAGTGCCTATTCAAGTGGAGTTGAATGCAACATGCGAGTTCAAAAAGTTTAACAATGTCACTTGCCTGAGTGAAATTTGAATTAGATTATACAAATACATATCTTATTTCCTACTTTTTTTTATGTTATAAAAAAAACCTGTTCTGTGCCTATTAGCGCCTAATTTGGACACTAACTTCACTTCATAGATTCTGTGATCTTATTGGAGCACTTAAATAATACAATAATCCCTTAAGCGCCTGAATAATTTACCTTCACCTTTCACATTTcacttcttttgattcaCTAAAATGAATACAAAAACACCGCCCAAGGCTCCTAAATACTTATTCCTGAACCCCAACGCTTTGAATGGGATTGGAATAATAAACAGGCCAACTAGGACTTTTCGGTGGCATCGTCCAACTTTCAACTATACCATTCAAaaactgaaaagaaacaaaagcCCCAatgtttcttctttgagtATAAGTATTGACAAGCAGCAAGCGGATCATCTACCAGACATCTCATACTATGGAAGGGCTTTTGATCGAGTGCGACCAGAATTGTTTGGAAGTGTCACCTCTGAAGATACAATTACTGATGAATTGTATTCCTATGAAATTCCATTAGAGCCTTccaacaaaaagaaagcagatGATGTTGAAAGAAACATGGTTTCAGCGGTATTCAAAGTGGTGCAAGAAAATCACGAGGTGCAACcaggagagaaagaaatggtTGAAATTGCtgcaaaagaaaatgaccctggtgaagatgaaccaGATACGGAGGAAATGGAAGACTGCGAAACAAAAAGCTGTTCACTAGGGACATCCGTTTATATGCAAACGCAGTACCTTGAccagttgaaaaagtttggAGAAGCAGCAGATAAAGACAGAAATACAGATCAACTCGAAGATACCATAGGGATTTCTGATTCGCAGGATTTGgttggagatgaagaggacaaAGCCAAGTATTCCATAATAAGCTTTGCTGATGGAGAGCAGAGAATGATTTTTGACAAAGATGAAAGCAGTGAATCTTTACAAAGAACTTGTCATCTGTATAATGAGATAGGTGATTATCAAAACAGGAGCTCACCTAACAAATCTATTTTGAAAGTTAACGATAACGACAATCATTTCATGGAATCGATTCGAGCACATAATTGTGATATGGTGGATGTGGAAGAGTTTGTGAGGTGTACAGATATTTATGAAAGTAAGAGGTGGGAATTACAGGACTATTTGAGCAGTTTTAGGTACAAACAAATATCTGAGTACTATGAAAGCTTACGTTCCGCAAGTCCTTAGCAACTGCTACCAAATTACTTAATGAGAAATATAATCAATGCAATTACGCAAtacgttttttttttgaatgaattACATTCTGTCTAGTAAAATACTTAAAGATGATAATCAATCAAGGCATGCATATCCCTCAGAGAACACAAAATACCTAGAACTCAATTTATCGTTGTAGGATTACTGCTATGAACTTTGAGGGCTCGGactcaaaaaaaaaaagaaattgggatcaacttgaaaaacTTGGCAgcgaagaaaaagagtCCCAGCAGACTAAAATTCATGGCACTCCATAAAGATAGATATTCATCCATTTGAACCCACTTTCAACATGAAGCAGAAGCGGAAAACACTTGTTTGTACGCAGTGTTCGAAGAGGAAGGTAAAATGCAACAAGGAAATTCCTTGCAGCAATTGTGTCAGGCGAAAGGAGGCATATCTTTGCCGTAGGCCGTTCGAAAATGATAACATGTACCATCGAATTAGACGTATTACCGGGAAAGTTGAAAATAGCGGATCTTTTGATCCGATCTCTAAATCTTCGTCGTTAGGCCCCACAATCGCATCGGTGGGCATCGATCAGCCTCATACAGATATCCAAGCGCGGATTCAGGCCCGATTACggcaacagcagcaacagtCTACGAGACCGACAGTACTCGAGATTGAACATCCCTCGATTCTACAGCATACTCGCTCACCGCTTCTCAGCAATGCCAGTATAGAAAACTACATGTCCTCTTTGAGGTCCTTGACATTTGGATACACGCATATGAATGGCCTTCTCCCGCCGGAGGAGAGCATGCCCAATGGTAGCAAGGAGTCGTCCGAGTGGACGACTCATCGACTTCGCCAACTTATGTCCAAAATGACCTATAGAACATCCTATTTGCTTTGTTCATTTGCCTGCAAGTACACTACATTTCTCCATTATGGTGTGGTCGATCAGCTTTTTATGGAAGACCACGAGAGATTTTGGAAATCCGCTGATAATATGAATCATTCATTGTGGGAAGTTGTACAGAACTATaaagagaacaaagaaTCCACTCTGGACGTGAAGTACTGGCTTTCTCTATACTATGCAATGCTCTGTGTGGGGGTTTACTTTAGTGTCGATCGTCTTAGCGGACAGTATCCGTACACTACGGAAGAGATGGCCGAATTACCAAGAACCCTATTCAAAGCATCACTCGAGTGCCTTGAAGAGACACGCTTTGTGGAAAGAGCAGATATCAGAACGATCCAGATCTATTGTGTGCTGACTACATGCCTTCATGCGCTAGGGAATGTGTACATTCACAAACAATTGTTATCTGTGGTTGTGGGAATAGCCAAGGCATTGAGGTTAGATAGGGTGCCTCCTGATACCAGCACTTCCGGAAAACCTAACTTTTATAGAGAGGTGTCCAGAAGACTCTGGTATAGCTTTTTCATTGTAGATTCAGTGAGTAACGTTCCTCGAAGACTTATAGGAGAGTTTACCACGGCATTTCCTAGACTCATAAGCACTTCAGAGCTTTTGGGAGAAACCCCAGAGGCAGCTGAAGGAGCATATTATGCAGGCTTTACTTCTGATTGCAAGATCGAACTACCCAGCCCGTCGGACGATATATCAGGACTTTTATATGAGCGTTTAATGGCTGAAATGTCGCAGATCAAGCAGGACAGTTATCGCGAGAGGTATAATCTGGATTTTGTTAGCAATGCATGGTGTCGGATGATTTCATTAAGGGATAGACTGAATGAATATTTTGGTTCCGAGCCCTATACTGAACTTGATAACAGTATAAGTCAGTTTGCTAAATACTTActattttcatcattagaaagagaatgcCTTGGATTGGGTGCCAGGCTTCTTACACTTACAAGCCGACAATTCTGGCTAGAAAATTTTCGTGCAGAGTGTCTCAGAATGGCCCTAGAACTAGTAGGACACGATTCCCTCAATTGCACTCCAGCTTACTATAAAAAGTACTGGATTGTGGGCCAACACCTCATTTACGCTTGCCTATTTGTGTTACTGGATATGCTTATGTTTGACCATGAGAACTGCCAAGAAAATatgaaaagaatcaagGATGCAATTCCTACTGTGAGGTCGCTTAGATCAACTCATTATACCGTCAGAGTCGGACTCGCTGTCATAGAGAAACTATACTACTTGGTTGGCTCAGTTCGCCTTAGACATAGGGGACATGGTACTGTGGAGGAATTTTCTTTACGAGAGTTTCTCGGGGAATTGGAAGTTGCAAACCCTGGTTATCGTGCGGCTAGCACACATGAGGAAAGCTCAGTCATTATGCCTCTGTTAGGGAAATCCCAGTATTTAAGAAGTGGTGTTACCAGTATGAGATCGGAAGAGACACGAGAAAGCAAAGGTAGCACCGAAAGTTTCACTACATCTATTCCTGATAAGACGGAGAATCCGTCTGCCACATTTTTAGATCCAGAACTGGATAGTGTCTTGGACGATACTGGCTGGAAGGAGTTTcttggtttttttttcggcAAACAGGAAGCAAGCGTGTAAGAGAAAAGGACAAAACGAAAGCAAAAAGGGTGGTAAATCATAATAGATTGCTCAGGTTATATGCTATACGTCACAGTTGTTTGAAGCTGGTTTTTGATCAGTGATGAATAGCATATATAAATAGTTTACAAAGTGTTCATTTAGAGGTTCGCTTAGTTAGATTGTATGAGCACAGCATGCCATTATATATTAGTGAAATCAACAAATGGCTTGATTCAATTAAGAAAATTTCCGAAAGGCAAGGATTCTGTCGAATCAGTGAACTTTGTCCAGGAGATGTGACCAACATATGTCTTAGAAATATCAGCTTTAGGGTGAGCTACAGAAATTTAGTTGAATTTACTGTCAAATATGGACATATTGAAAGGATTGAGTATGATTATTTTCTAGGTTCAGCATATATAGAATACGAGACCCACGAGGCAGCTGCTATTGCGGTCTCTCGAATGAATAGAAAATATTTAAAGGGAAGTAAGGTGAAAACTGAGTGGGACATTAGGAGTGTAaagtcgaagaagaaattatTTGAGCATCACGGTCTCTATGACAGTTAGTGCTACACACATGAAACAAACCTCAAACCACTCATAAAGTCCAACAAGATTCAAGACTCAAAACTTAAAGAACAACTTAAAgagctttgaagatgacCCTTACCTATCAATAAGAGGAAGTCATTAAATAATTTCAAAGTAAGGTTATCATAATAGCTTACTCTgcttatcatcttcatcgacGATTTCCTTATTAGGAAATACAATCGGCCAATTTTATAATACTCAAAGATCTGATTTGACATACCTTTACTGTTAGTACCTCTTTTCATCCTATAGTTTGATAAAATACAGGTAGATGATTCCAGTGTGAATATACATTAGTTAAAGCCGTTCGAGAAGATTATTATGCTTAATGAAGCTTCAAAGCTTCTAAAATTAATGAAAGGGAGTTGCATCAAATGACTTGAAAATTAATTTTGGTGAACAATGGATACCATCCATTGAAAAcccaagaagttggatcaAGATTTtatgaagaaagaactaTATCAGGTTGGTGTTACAGGATTGGCACTTATAAGAATGTAAGGGTAGCTTTTTGCAACAAGTCTTTGAGTCTCAATAACTTTAAAGTCAATTAAGTAGATTCTCAGCTGTTTCATTACTCTGATATAACAAATAAGGAGCACATATATATCACCTCTTTTTTGAATAGCAACTTCAACCGAGGAAACTGTCCACGGCTTGAAGGAAACTAAGGACTACAAGGTCACTCTTTTGGAAGATCTTCAGAAAATTCGATATAGAGAAAAATCAAGATATGCCACCAATCCTTTGAAATGCATTAAGCAATGAACAATTTCACTACTTGCTGTCTCTAGACTGATAGTAGACAGGAAAGTACAAAAAATGAACAAGCTGAATTGGTAAATGTGAAAATCAGACAGTTCATTCGTGAAGTTATTTTGGACAGGTCAGGTAACGGAATACCACAGGAAGTAATAATGACATTCCATTCCAGAAATCatctaaagaagaaacctGCGGTCGTGATAGATAAATCGACCAATGCTCTTATTGGTAAAGTGTATATTCTTGCTGAATAGTAACAGAATACATATAGACATAGTGTATGAAGTCAGAGGAGTTTGGAAAGGTTTCTTTAGGGTTGTACTAGATGTTATGTTCAAACAATAACATTGTATAgtaaagtgaaaaaaaGTCTTATAGAGATATGAAGACACTTGAAAGGTATCTATTCATTTGAGTATAGATAATCCCAAGGTAACTCATTTAGAGCGCTCAAAATAGTCATTGAAAAAGCCTCTATAGTGATAACGTTTACCGACCTCCTTTAACCTGTCGAAATCATCTTTTTCCAACACAAAATCAAACATCTTAAAAGTATTCTTCATTCTATCTATATTACTGCTGGTAGTAATAGGAAGAACACCAGATTGATAGTTCCATCTtaaaagaagttgatttgCCTCCACGTTATATTTCTGACAcatttctttgataacCGGCTCTAACGGCTTATCATGACCCACTTTACTCTCGATAATTGGTGTCAATGGAGCGAAACCTTCGACAAGAATGTCATTCTCCTTGCAAAAATTTCTGGTCTCCTCCTGTTGTAGGTACAAGTGATACTCGATCTGATCGACCTGAGGTTTGTACTTACAAACCTTCAAGACCCTTTTTAGTAGAGGAATGTCAAAATTGGAAACACCAATGTTTCGAGTAAGTCCCTCATCCAATAAACGTTCCATCTGCAACCAGGCGTCTTCTACAGTCACGTTACAAGTAGCCTTCATAAAATAAGGACCGTGTATTAGAAACAAGTCAATGTAGTCTAAGTTCATCAATTTAAGTCCTTTctttaaagaagaataagggCCCGAAGGCGAGTTTGATCTATAGAGAATTCCATTGAGTACCCAACCTTGGTCATATTTATCAGTGATCCACATTTTGGAGCGATCCACTCCCGATTCATTGACAGCTTTACCAATCTCAAGTCTAGTTAAGTAGCATTCTGCAGTATCCAAATGATTAAAGCCGGCACCAATGGTATCGATGAAAACTTTTGTTAGCTGAGGGTTCTCGATAGTCATGCTATACTCAGGCTTATTGAACTTCATAGCTTTGTGCTTAGTTCCAGAGCCAAAGCCAACGGCTGGGATGTGATCACCAGTACGGGGAAGAACGAAATATGGAATATCTGGCATAATGTGAGGCAAAATACTGAATAAAGAGCCCAAAGAAACTATgccaagagaagaaagtgatTTTAAATAACTCAGAAAAAAAGGAGTAAGCCTTTGCCTCAACAAGAGAATTTTGAATTCAACTTTAGTTGATTTCCAGTTTCAACTCCAAATACCCATATAATCATTGGATCATCTATTGTACACGCCAGCAGCAAGctaaataaataaatactTCAAATATCTTCTGTCAAGCAACgcatccaaagaagaaccgAGGGCTCTCAAAccatccttttcttctcccCAGATAACCTCCCAATACTTCAATACCGTTGACGAAGCTTCTGATCTAACCACGTCGCAGAAATTATTAATTCTCCAGACCAAGTAATCCCGGTGTTCCTGTTGAACTGCAGCAACACCAACAATGGCCATGGGCCAAGCACAAATAGCAGAGATTTGACTATGCAATGTCAACATGAAAAGATCCTTATTGAAGCTTTCAACAGTCTCCACAATTTCACTATCAGATCCTTGTATATCGGGATTGAGAAGCTTTTTTAGAAAGATAAAGGAAGCCTTTGACACCATACCTCCCATATAGCAACTTTCCATGAGCCTTCTTTGTACATTCTTTGGTTCTCGGGCTTTAATGTTGGCCGGAAGAACTGGTAGAGCGTAGTATTTGGCGGACTTCATTAGTAATACGGCTAGTTTCCTATTCTTTTCACTTAAAGGATATTGCAATGCCAACCAATTAGTCTTAGCGGCTATCTCAAACGCTGGTAAAGAGGCTCCCATGACAGGATTGTTCATCCAAGGCACAGGACAATCGTAAATCCGAGGAGATAGAAAGTCCTTGAATGCTTTGAACACATCGAAAGGTGATGCAAGGTACTCTACAGCATTCTTATCACATATAAACAAATTGATCGTGTAGTTGTAAAGGAAACTCTCCAAAAGAGTACGCTCACAGGCATCCACTGTCTGATCTCCTGGCATAAAGTGAGACGATATCTCTGACATGCCCACTTTGCTGATACTAATACAGGCATCTTCGGAGTCACTAGGAGAAGAACAATCTTGTCTGATCTCTCTCTCAAtactttctgcttcttccattAACTGTGGGCGCATTTTGCCGATGAGTTGATGGAAAATGGTTGCGTTTTTCAACTGGGCTTGTTGCAGGTTATTAGAAACAGTAGAAAAACTGGCCGGAGACACCTCATCATCTAGGCAAAAGAAATTGTCAGAACCAGAGTCCGAATCATCTGTCCTCTCCTCCAACTTACCATAAATTCCTTGTAAAATGGAGCGACCCGATGATTGTTTCAGTAGTTTATTTTGAGCATGCTTTTGGGGGGCaagactcttcaaaaatCCAGGAATCCTCCGTTTATTGGCCTGCCAAAGACGTATTATCTCTAGTGCGGCCACCAAATGGCAAGTATTAAGTGTTACATCCTCGCCATGATACTTTTCTCTCAAGCAAAAACAGAGCAGTGCAACCAAAAGCCAGGATTCGTTGCCGATGATCGATTTCTTATCTATAAATCGGCTAACCATACTAAGGCACTGCtcatacttcttctctgcGATTTGGCACATGtctttcctcctccaacaAAGGAAGGCTGCACCACAGGCATAGAATACAGATCGTAAAATTGGATTGGATATTCCAGGTGGTATGAAAACGGCGcttatttgaagattcttgTGAGCTAACTGCGGTGAAACAGACACCATGAATCCTTTGGCAAATGCATTGTaaaagaaagcattctCTTCTGACATATCAACTCCTGGAAACCAGGTATTGTAACCATTAAGAAGCTTCATTGGACTAGATTCCTCGCtgagttcttgaagatattGTCTAAACAGTGCATCTTCTACAATCTCCTTTTCTGGCTGTCCTGCCGTCACACCTACAAGGGTCGA is a window encoding:
- a CDS encoding uncharacterized protein (EggNog:ENOG41) encodes the protein MQTQYLDQLKKFGEAADKDRNTDQLEDTIGISDSQDLVGDEEDKAKYSIISFADGEQRMIFDKDESSESLQRTCHLYNEIGDYQNRSSPNKSILKVNDNDNHFMESIRAHNCDMVDVEEFVRCTDIYENIHPFEPTFNMKQKRKTLVCTQCSKRKVKCNKEIPCSNCVRRKEAYLCRRPFENDNMYHRIRRITGKVENSGSFDPISKSSSLGPTIASVGIDQPHTDIQARIQARLRQQQQQSTRPTVLEIEHPSILQHTRSPLLSNASIENYMSSLRSLTFGYTHMNGLLPPEESMPNGSKESSEWTTHRLRQLMSKMTYRTSYLLCSFACKYTTFLHYGVVDQLFMEDHERFWKSADNMNHSLWEVVQNYKENKESTLDVKYWLSLYYAMLCVGVYFSVDRLSGQYPYTTEEMAELPRTLFKASLECLEETRFVERADIRTIQIYCVLTTCLHALGNVYIHKQLLSVVVGIAKALRLDRVPPDTSTSGKPNFYREVSRRLWYSFFIVDSVSNVPRRLIGEFTTAFPRLISTSELLGETPEAAEGAYYAGFTSDCKIELPSPSDDISGLLYERLMAEMSQIKQDSYRERYNLDFVSNAWCRMISLRDRLNEYFGSEPYTELDNSISQFAKYLLFSSLERECLGLGARLLTLTSRQFWLENFRAECLRMALELVGHDSLNCTPAYYKKYWIVGQHLIYACLFVLLDMLMFDHENCQENMKRIKDAIPTVRSLRSTHYTVRVGLAVIEKLYYLVGSVRLRHRGHGTVEEFSLREFLGELEVANPGYRAASTHEESSVIMPLLGKSQYLRSGVTSMRSEETRESKGSTESFTTSIPDKTENPSATFLDPELDSVLDDTGWKEFLGFFFGKQEASV
- a CDS encoding uncharacterized protein (EggNog:ENOG41); this translates as MTSNRASKRVSSTLVGVTAGQPEKEIVEDALFRQYLQELSEESSPMKLLNGYNTWFPGVDMSEENAFFYNAFAKGFMVSVSPQLAHKNLQISAVFIPPGISNPILRSVFYACGAAFLCWRRKDMCQIAEKKYEQCLSMVSRFIDKKSIIGNESWLLVALLCFCLREKYHGEDVTLNTCHLVAALEIIRLWQANKRRIPGFLKSLAPQKHAQNKLLKQSSGRSILQGIYGKLEERTDDSDSGSDNFFCLDDEVSPASFSTVSNNLQQAQLKNATIFHQLIGKMRPQLMEEAESIEREIRQDCSSPSDSEDACISISKVGMSEISSHFMPGDQTVDACERTLLESFLYNYTINLFICDKNAVEYLASPFDVFKAFKDFLSPRIYDCPVPWMNNPVMGASLPAFEIAAKTNWLALQYPLSEKNRKLAVLLMKSAKYYALPVLPANIKAREPKNVQRRLMESCYMGGMVSKASFIFLKKLLNPDIQGSDSEIVETVESFNKDLFMLTLHSQISAICAWPMAIVGVAAVQQEHRDYLVWRINNFCDVVRSEASSTVLKYWEVIWGEEKDGLRALGSSLDALLDRRYLKYLFI